In Tursiops truncatus isolate mTurTru1 chromosome 10, mTurTru1.mat.Y, whole genome shotgun sequence, the sequence AAGTAattagggaaaatatttttcataagctAAAACTCCCTCTCTGTTTCAGCCTTGGCTTTCAGTCTCTCAGTTTATTACAGTTATGTTGATGTTAAGCACTGCATCTTTTGAATTCTGGGCATTATTTTCAGGTTTACAATATGTAGGAGTAGTCcaagtttttagaatttttaacatTCAAAGTGTGGTAAAGTTTTTAAGGATTgtagtcattattattatattatggtTTATATTCTTGCAATGGAAGAAGacctatttccttttccaaagtgcattttgaaatttatattgaCGGTgatttaaatcttttcaaatcACACAATTCCAAAAGAAGATAACTCTTTTAGATTTTTGTCAATGAATTATCTTCCAAAGGGAGACATgcaaatacaattttatattgaTGTTCATTCTGGAGAATAAATGAGATATAGTATCTAAGAGTTcactgtttatttatattttatttcaaattcaaagCAATGCCTCATTAGCAAAACAGaatttctgccattttctcaGAGGTTTAAGGGCCTCTTTTTGTGTAAACTAATAAGACTGTTTGCATAAATGCACAAGTGACAAGAATGTTTTGACAGTTTCACAAATGATGTCCTATGAccctgtctgtttctctttcctctagTTAACTTCTCCCACTGCCTCTGAGCAGCTTGCCTATAAACCACCtgctttctcctttgtttctccaACTAATCAGAAAACACCACCTGTCCCAGTCGACCTAGCCGGAGCCTCTGTCCTGGAGGAGTTCCACCCGAGGAGGCTGGATGTCAGTGGGGCCCTGGTGGAAGAAACAGCCATGTACTTTCAAACTTCCGCTCACTCTGCACCATTTTTTGCACCGAAGGGCACGTCCTCGACGTCACAGTTCCCCCATCCCGCTCAATTATCAGGTTCTCACTCATCCAGTCCAAATGCAGTCCAGCAAAAACCTGGCCTGACGTCTGAAGTCCTCAAGAAGACTGTCACCTCGCATGTCCTTAGTCCCAGAGAAAGTCCGAGAACCTCTTCTCCTTCGCTGCCCTCCGGTGCTTCTCTGAAGTCGAATTCAGCCTCCTACATCCCGGTCCGCATCGTCACGCACTCACTCTCTCCGAGTCCcaaacccctcccctcccctttccacgGCTCTTCTTCCACTGTCTGTAGCGAAGTGTCATCCAGCGGGAACTTCTCAACGTCAGGGGTGAAATCCCCAGTGCCCTCCCGGCTTTCCCTCCTCACTGCCATCCTCAAATCCAACCCTTCTCACCAAAGACCCCTTTCCCCGGCATCCTGTCCCACCTTCTCTCTCAACTCCCTGGCTTCTTCCAGCCTCACACTCgatcaaaaaattaaacaaacctCTCCTACGCCTAAAAAATCCCTCTCAAGTTGCTCCCTGCGAGCGGCGTCTCCAGAGCAAAGGGAAAACCAGGTTTCTGATCTCAGCCAGcaatcctttcccttccctttttccaCTAAAGCTGCTCCCCTTCCTCTGgcatcctccctttctcccccgAAACAGGGCAGTAGCAGCCTTGCTTCTTTGAATGTAGAGAAAACGCCATCCCCCACTTCTTTAAAGAGCAGCCCAATGATTTCCCAGCTGCAAACCAGTACCTCCAGTTCTACAGGTCTGCCTCCTGTCCCTCCaagcttttctcctttgttttccaaGGGCAGACAGGATGCTGACCTCAGGGGCCCAGGAAAGCCCAGGGATATTTCCCCACATCCTTCTACGTTAGCCTCGTCGGCATCGTCTTCGGTGTCTCCTCCCACCAACCCAAGAGCCAGGCTCCCCTCTCCAGAGAAATGCTACCATCCTTCCCCAGCTCTTTCAAACCTGATAAACAGATCCAAGAGAGCATCAGCACCTCTCTCTGGCCCGGGGCAGACACCTTTAGCTCCTCCCCCACACCCTGTCTCCAGCGCTGGCTCTGCCTCTCTTCCCCAACTGGGGTGCTCCGCTCTCCCTCGTGCTAATCCGCCCACCGAGGTGCGCCACCTCAGTCCCTCAGCGCTGCACCCAAATCTTACCCTGCCTTCAAGACTTGGGAAATCCGAAAGCTCCATATCTGACCACAGGTCATCTGTTTCATCCCCATCACCTCCCATCTCTCTAACAAGAACCAACGAGCTGATTTCACCTTGTGCATTGTCCATGTCAACAGGCCctgaaaataagaaacacaaggtatttttttttttttttttgcacgttgcatggtgcatgtttcttttgaaatacggaatcatttttttttcaggggaAAAATCATCAATTATGATATTCTTT encodes:
- the MLIP gene encoding muscular LMNA-interacting protein; translated protein: MNEREGISSRRGIGILAATKVSSGDSEAKPLIFTFVPTVRRLPTQSQLGDTSKFIVKIPEEPSDKTPETVNRSDSNEYLTLNVGSQRERDRGTLTYPLEVKDKASQGRGFKANEPQGMQQSDLFKAEYVFIVDSEGEDEAPSRQGEQGPPGGMGTTAARPTSLAISSSLVSEVVRPKTRGADLQVLSHPEMPHGMAPQQKHGPLTSPTASEQLAYKPPAFSFVSPTNQKTPPVPVDLAGASVLEEFHPRRLDVSGALVEETAMYFQTSAHSAPFFAPKGTSSTSQFPHPAQLSGSHSSSPNAVQQKPGLTSEVLKKTVTSHVLSPRESPRTSSPSLPSGASLKSNSASYIPVRIVTHSLSPSPKPLPSPFHGSSSTVCSEVSSSGNFSTSGVKSPVPSRLSLLTAILKSNPSHQRPLSPASCPTFSLNSLASSSLTLDQKIKQTSPTPKKSLSSCSLRAASPEQRENQVSDLSQQSFPFPFSTKAAPLPLASSLSPPKQGSSSLASLNVEKTPSPTSLKSSPMISQLQTSTSSSTGLPPVPPSFSPLFSKGRQDADLRGPGKPRDISPHPSTLASSASSSVSPPTNPRARLPSPEKCYHPSPALSNLINRSKRASAPLSGPGQTPLAPPPHPVSSAGSASLPQLGCSALPRANPPTEVRHLSPSALHPNLTLPSRLGKSESSISDHRSSVSSPSPPISLTRTNELISPCALSMSTGPENKKHKQYKTKSSYKAFAAIPTNTLLLEQKALDEPAKTESISKDNTLDPPLELCFPEQLRQQTEELCATIDKVLQDSLSMHSSDSPSSSLQTFLGSDTMKMPTTLPRAAGRETKYANLASPSSTVSESQLTKPGVIRPVPVKSKILLRKEEEVYEPNPFSKYLEEHSDFFSDQDVPVPPKPFSLHPLYQTKLHPPAKSLMHPQTLPHADCLTPGPFSHLSSFSLSDEQENSHTLSSHNAYNKVRMPCAVNLLHA